From Solibaculum mannosilyticum:
ACCATTGAGGATTCTGGTATAATTTTAACACCTGTGGAGCAGGCGTCTCAGAAGCTGTGGCACGCCATTGCAGGGGCTGGTTACGTCCGCATGAAGCTGGGCATCCGGGATCCGGAGATCTTCGATGCAATCCTCTATCACACCACCGGCCGGGACGGTATGTCTAGACTGGAAAAGGTGCTGTATGTGGCCGATTATACTTCCTGTGACCGGCAGTATGAGGGCGTGGAACATATGCGTGAGCTCGCAAAGATCAGCTTAGAGGACGCCATGCGGGAGGGACTGCGGTTCACCATCCAGGA
This genomic window contains:
- the yqeK gene encoding bis(5'-nucleosyl)-tetraphosphatase (symmetrical) YqeK translates to MDRYEEYKKLLKTMMSEYRYRHSLGVADEARKLAERYGADVEKATVAGLLHDIMKDQPPKVQLQTIEDSGIILTPVEQASQKLWHAIAGAGYVRMKLGIRDPEIFDAILYHTTGRDGMSRLEKVLYVADYTSCDRQYEGVEHMRELAKISLEDAMREGLRFTIQELSGLERTIHPNTIFAYNELVCDKLRQQRDSAV